The following coding sequences are from one Phycisphaerae bacterium window:
- a CDS encoding DUF4097 domain-containing protein produces the protein MRTKRMSAKRWMATVAVLTAALVGCDLTFVVDVELWLGKASESISETYAFDGVETVRVGTANGEIRVTVDPNATEVLVAGTKTARGEDDAAAQTRLDDIEIRIATSGEGNTVLEIEALLEEVSGQIRDEVDFAITLPAGADLELETDNGAITVIDNEGQVAAVTSNGKITVTDNTGAIDVTSSNGELVLTGIVGAVKGVTSNGKITVEAAIAGTEAVDVQTSNGAIDIEVPAATTKADLDLSTKLGRVVTELQDFTITNLETATRSVTATLNGGGGLIKARSSNGWITFSGM, from the coding sequence ATGCGGACCAAGCGGATGAGCGCGAAACGGTGGATGGCGACGGTCGCGGTGCTGACCGCGGCGCTGGTCGGATGCGACCTGACCTTTGTGGTTGACGTGGAGCTGTGGCTGGGCAAAGCCAGCGAGTCGATCTCGGAAACCTACGCCTTTGACGGCGTCGAGACCGTCCGGGTCGGCACCGCCAACGGCGAGATCCGCGTGACCGTCGACCCGAACGCCACCGAGGTGCTGGTCGCCGGCACCAAGACCGCCCGCGGCGAGGACGACGCCGCCGCCCAGACGCGGCTGGACGACATCGAGATCCGGATTGCGACCAGCGGCGAAGGCAACACCGTACTGGAAATCGAAGCTCTGCTCGAAGAAGTCTCCGGCCAGATCCGCGACGAGGTCGATTTTGCGATCACCCTGCCCGCGGGCGCCGACCTGGAACTGGAGACGGACAACGGAGCCATCACCGTCATTGATAATGAGGGCCAGGTCGCCGCTGTCACCTCCAACGGCAAGATCACCGTCACCGACAACACGGGTGCGATCGACGTAACCTCGTCCAACGGCGAGCTGGTGTTGACGGGGATCGTCGGAGCGGTCAAGGGTGTGACCTCCAACGGCAAGATCACGGTCGAAGCGGCCATCGCCGGAACCGAGGCCGTCGACGTCCAGACCTCCAACGGGGCGATCGACATTGAAGTGCCCGCGGCCACGACCAAGGCCGATCTGGACCTGAGCACCAAGCTCGGCCGCGTGGTCACCGAACTGCAGGACTTTACCATCACCAACCTGGAGACCGCCACGCGGTCCGTCACCGCCACGCTCAACGGCGGCGGCGGCCTGATCAAGGCGCGAAGCTCCAACGGCTGGATCACCTTCAGCGGAATGTAG
- the dinB gene encoding DNA polymerase IV: MARVIFHIDLDAFFASVEQLLNPGLRGKAVVVKGPGEHRTVVAAASYEARPFGVKAGMPVTQARRLCPHGLFVTGRAGVYADFSERVFSVCRKFSPLVEPASIDEGYIDMTGTDRRYDGPPSSRFWPVQAAQGLKLTIRRRIGLNCSIGIGSNKLIAKIASSYAKPNGIAMVLEGFEKRFLTPLPVETLPGIGKKSLACLAALDVRTVGDMQALPVNLLKGIFGAVGEDFYYLAHGLGSDRIEEPEDPKSVSRGTTLQRDTYDIALVKRVMRELVEDVGRQLRALGFWGRLVTLQIRYGDFTTVGHQGPLANLTNLDHEIYPAVCRLFDRLYDRRRSIRLVCVGVSRLARQPIRQMELWTPDRHDKYQNVYQAFDRIRSRYGEKAIGFGKETDEAKCSPSSVGD; the protein is encoded by the coding sequence GTGGCTCGGGTGATTTTTCACATCGATCTGGATGCGTTTTTCGCATCGGTCGAGCAGCTCTTGAATCCCGGACTTCGGGGCAAGGCGGTGGTCGTCAAGGGGCCGGGCGAGCACCGGACGGTGGTGGCGGCGGCTTCGTACGAGGCGCGGCCGTTCGGCGTGAAGGCGGGCATGCCCGTAACCCAGGCCCGTCGGCTCTGCCCGCACGGGTTGTTCGTGACCGGACGGGCGGGCGTCTACGCCGATTTCTCGGAGCGGGTCTTCTCGGTGTGCCGGAAGTTTTCGCCGTTGGTCGAGCCGGCGAGCATCGACGAGGGGTACATCGACATGACGGGCACGGACCGGCGCTACGACGGCCCGCCGTCGAGTCGTTTTTGGCCGGTGCAAGCGGCCCAGGGGCTGAAGCTGACGATTCGCAGGCGGATCGGGCTCAACTGCTCGATCGGGATCGGGTCGAACAAGCTGATCGCCAAGATCGCCTCAAGCTACGCCAAGCCCAACGGGATCGCCATGGTGCTCGAAGGATTCGAGAAGCGTTTTTTGACTCCGCTGCCGGTCGAGACGCTGCCGGGGATCGGAAAAAAGTCGCTGGCGTGCCTGGCCGCGCTGGACGTGCGGACGGTGGGCGATATGCAGGCCCTTCCGGTCAACCTGCTCAAGGGAATTTTCGGAGCGGTCGGCGAGGACTTCTACTACCTGGCCCATGGTTTGGGATCGGATCGCATCGAGGAACCGGAAGACCCCAAAAGCGTTTCGCGCGGCACCACACTCCAGCGGGACACATACGATATCGCACTGGTCAAACGGGTGATGCGGGAGTTGGTGGAGGACGTCGGCCGCCAGCTTCGGGCTTTGGGATTTTGGGGACGGCTGGTGACCCTGCAGATCCGCTACGGCGATTTCACCACGGTCGGGCATCAGGGTCCGCTGGCGAATCTGACCAACCTGGACCACGAGATCTACCCAGCGGTGTGCCGCCTCTTCGACCGCCTCTACGACCGTCGCCGATCCATCCGCCTCGTGTGCGTGGGAGTAAGCCGTTTGGCCCGCCAGCCGATCCGGCAGATGGAACTGTGGACGCCGGACCGCCACGACAAATACCAGAACGTCTACCAGGCCTTCGACCGCATCCGCAGCCGCTACGGCGAAAAGGCCATCGGTTTCGGCAAAGAAACGGACGAGGCGAAATGCTCCCCCTCGTCCGTCGGTGATTGA